CCTCCCGAGCGGGAGCTTGCCGTCATGTACGCCGTGAGCCGCGACACCGTCCGCGAGGCGTTGCGTGAGCTCGCCGACGCCGGGTACCTCGAGCGTCGGCGCGGGCGGTACGGCGGCACGTTCGTCGCCGATCCGCTCCCGCAGTCGGAGCATCCGTCGGCAGTCGGGGCGGTCGAACTCGACGACGTGCTGGGGCTTCGGCGCGTGCTCGAAGCCGGGGCGGCGCGTGCAGCGGCGGGCCGGGCGCTCGACGCGACGGTGCGTGAGGGGCTGTGGGCTCGGCACGAAGCAGCGGCGGCGGCGTCCGAGAGCGACTACCGCAGACTCGACTCGCTCCTGCACCTCACGATCTCCGAGATCGCCGGCATCCCCTCACTCGTCGCGCTCGTCGCGGAGAATCGCGCGCAGGTGAACGCGTGGCTCGACACGTTCCCGCTGCTGCCGCGCAACATCGAGCACTCCAACGCCCAGCACGAGCGGATCGTCTCGGCGATCCTCGCCGGAAGGGCGGATGCCGCGGAGTCCGCCGTCCTCGATCACCTGGCCGGATCCGAGGCGCTCCTGCGCGGATTCCTCGGCTGACCGCCACGCGCGACGCGCGGGAGGGCCCGACTACGCTGGTCGGATGGCCGGCAAGAAGCGCTCGAAGAAGGACTCGCTCGAGTTCCGGAACGTCCAGCTCGCTGACGCACTCCAGACGCAGGACATGGCAGCGGTTGCGTTCGCCCTCCGCCACGGTCCGACCGTCGTCCCGCTCATGAAGCCAGGCGCACGCGACAACCCGCTCGACGTGGGCGAAGTGTGGACGTACCGCGACCCGAACACGGGCGACGTGGCGCTTCTGCTGTTCAGTGATGCCGCCAACAAGCCCGCGGCGCTGCCGCCGGCTGTCGCGCTGCAATCCCCGGCCGCGCTGCGTGCACTTCTCGGAGCTCATCGGGAAGAGATCACGACGGTGTTCTTCGACATCGCCGGGCCTCACCCGCTGCAGGCGTCGCCCGATGACCTGATCGCGGCGCTCGACGCGTAGCGATCGGCGCTCAGAACCCGGGTGCCTCGTCGCCGGGCTTCGCCCGCACCCGCAGACGGACGTCGGACAGGGCGCCCGACAGCGTGCCGGAGCGATTGTCGATGACGTCGGTGTAGCCGAGCCGCTTCGCTTCGGATCGCCGCTGCGGAGCCTGCGTCACGGGTCGCACCTCTCCCGTGAGGCTCAACTCACCGACGGCCGCAAGATGACGCGGCGTCGCCTGATTGCGAACGGACCCGGCGACGGCGATCGCGATGGCGAGGTCGGCCGCGGGTTCGGTGAATCGCACACCTCCGACGGTCGAGACGTAGACGTCTTGATCGCTCGTCTTGATGCCGGCGCGTCGCTCCAGCACCGCGAGCACCATCGCGACGCGGGCGCTGTCGACGCCGTTGACGATCCGCCTCGGGTTGGGGGAACTCGAGGCGATCGTGAGGGCCTGCACCTCGACGGGAAGTGCGCGCCGCCCTTCGAGGGAGATCGCGATGCACGTGCCCGGTTCGGGATCGCCATGACCGAGGAACAGTGCACTCGGGTCGGGGACCTCGGCGATGCCCGCGCCCGTCATGTCGAAGCACCCGACCTCGTCGGTCGGGCCGAACCTGTTCTTGAGCGCCCGCACGAAGCGGAGCGACGTCTGGCGGTCGCCTTCGAAGTGGCAGACGACATCGACGAGGTGTTCGAGAATGCGGGGTCCGGCGATCGTGCCGTCTTTCGTCACGTGCCCGACGATGATGGTCGGGATGCCGCGATCCTTCGCGATCCGGATGAGGGTCGCCGCGACTTCGCGCACCTGCGACGGGTGCCCCGCCATGCCGTCGGACATCGCCGAGGACACCGTCTGGACCGAATCGACGATGAGGAGCTGCGGCTCGACCTGGTCGACGTGGCCGAGGATCGTCGCGAGGTCGGTCTCGCTCGCGAGATAGAGCTCATCGTGGAGCGCGTTGGTGCGCTCGGCGCGCAGCCGCACCTGCGCCGTCGACTCCTCGGCGCTCGCGTAGAGCACGCGCCGCCCTGCGCGGGCCGACTGCGCCGCGACCTCGAGCAGCAGGGTGGATTTGCCGACACCGGGCTCGCCCGAGAGGAGGATCGCCGCGCCCGGCACGACACCTCCGCCGAGCACGCGGTCGAACTCGCCGACCCCCGTCGTGCGGCGCGGCGCGTCGGTCGTGTCGAGCTGCGTGATGGGGCGTGCGACGCGCGTCGCGCCCGGTGCCACGGGAGCGACCGATCGCGTGATCCCGGTCTGCTCTGCGGCCTCGACGACCGTTCCCCACTGCTGGCACTCGCCGCAGCGGCCCACCCAGCGCAGCGTCGTCCATCCGC
This genomic stretch from Microbacterium sp. SLBN-146 harbors:
- a CDS encoding FadR/GntR family transcriptional regulator: MSEQSLPELRRAVYRPVREGNALEDTTARIVQTIRLGVVAPGETLPPERELAVMYAVSRDTVREALRELADAGYLERRRGRYGGTFVADPLPQSEHPSAVGAVELDDVLGLRRVLEAGAARAAAGRALDATVREGLWARHEAAAAASESDYRRLDSLLHLTISEIAGIPSLVALVAENRAQVNAWLDTFPLLPRNIEHSNAQHERIVSAILAGRADAAESAVLDHLAGSEALLRGFLG
- a CDS encoding dehydrogenase, giving the protein MAGKKRSKKDSLEFRNVQLADALQTQDMAAVAFALRHGPTVVPLMKPGARDNPLDVGEVWTYRDPNTGDVALLLFSDAANKPAALPPAVALQSPAALRALLGAHREEITTVFFDIAGPHPLQASPDDLIAALDA
- the radA gene encoding DNA repair protein RadA; the protein is MASRRPAQTAPYRCTECGWTTLRWVGRCGECQQWGTVVEAAEQTGITRSVAPVAPGATRVARPITQLDTTDAPRRTTGVGEFDRVLGGGVVPGAAILLSGEPGVGKSTLLLEVAAQSARAGRRVLYASAEESTAQVRLRAERTNALHDELYLASETDLATILGHVDQVEPQLLIVDSVQTVSSAMSDGMAGHPSQVREVAATLIRIAKDRGIPTIIVGHVTKDGTIAGPRILEHLVDVVCHFEGDRQTSLRFVRALKNRFGPTDEVGCFDMTGAGIAEVPDPSALFLGHGDPEPGTCIAISLEGRRALPVEVQALTIASSSPNPRRIVNGVDSARVAMVLAVLERRAGIKTSDQDVYVSTVGGVRFTEPAADLAIAIAVAGSVRNQATPRHLAAVGELSLTGEVRPVTQAPQRRSEAKRLGYTDVIDNRSGTLSGALSDVRLRVRAKPGDEAPGF